DNA sequence from the Candidatus Palauibacter australiensis genome:
TGACCATCGTCGGGGCCGGCCCGTGCGGGCTGGCGGCGGCCGTCGCCGTGAAGCAGCGCGGGCTGAGCTACGCCATCCTCGACCGCGGGTGCATCACCGAGTCGCTGACCCACTACCCTTCCTACATGATGTTCTTCTCGACGGCGGAGCTGTTGGAGATCGGCGGCGTGCCGTTCACGATTCCGGAGCCGAAACCCACCCGCCGCGACGCGCTCGCCTACTACCGGCAGGTCGTCTCTCACCACGGCATCGACGTCCGCCAGTACGAGGAGGTCACGGCTGTCCACCGCGAGGCGGGCGCCTTCACGCTCGACACCCGAACACGGGACGGACGCGAGCGGCGGATCGCCTCGCGGGCGGTGGTCATCGCCACCGGAGGTTTCGGAGAGCCGAACCGGCTGGAGTTCGAAGGAGACAGCCCGCACGACCGCGTCGTCCACTACTACCGGGAACCGTATCCCTTCTTCGACCAGGACGTGATCGTCGTGGGCGGGGGAAACTCCGCCGTCGAGGCGGCGCTGGAC
Encoded proteins:
- a CDS encoding YpdA family putative bacillithiol disulfide reductase → MTVRTTPDSSAETEPLDVTIVGAGPCGLAAAVAVKQRGLSYAILDRGCITESLTHYPSYMMFFSTAELLEIGGVPFTIPEPKPTRRDALAYYRQVVSHHGIDVRQYEEVTAVHREAGAFTLDTRTRDGRERRIASRAVVIATGGFGEPNRLEFEGDSPHDRVVHYYREPYPFFDQDVIVVGGGNSAVEAALDMYRNGVRVRMVHFADALDRGVKPWVRPDIENRIAGGEILMHWNSRVARLGQGKATVVDEASGEETEVANDWVLAMTGWRPDAALLSSLGVPTDADTGIPAHDPATMETTVPGVYIAGVIAAGFNANRIFIENGREHGALIATHLADPPR